In Eucalyptus grandis isolate ANBG69807.140 chromosome 4, ASM1654582v1, whole genome shotgun sequence, the following proteins share a genomic window:
- the LOC104442752 gene encoding (E,E)-alpha-farnesene synthase, producing the protein MHQRRSANYRPNLWKYDFLQSLNNSYDLKEGTKEQVERLVEEVKPTLSEAVNSLLKLELIDKMKKLGLSNLFGNEIKEVLQTVASTNNGVFNMEDHLYASALQFRLLRQHGHVVSQDALRSFRDGRNTLSGSNCGDVEAMIELLEASYLAMEGENILEEAKAFSTGILQERVSGLDGQLLKRAVHALELPMHWRVQWFDIKWQIDLYEQQEDKQSSLLQLAKLNFNIVQATHQRDLRDISRWWRDLGLIEHVDFARDRLVESFFCALGLSQEPQFSSFRKSLTKVIILILVIDDLYDLYGSLEELECFTDAITRWDLEQIQQLPECIKVCFQALRDVTYEIAHEIGKDEDWHQVAERERGDAPSSVACYMREANVSEDIARKHITILINQAWNSINAHCFGNAEKPFLRPFINVTVNAARVVHMLYQFGDGFAIPDGDIQRQILSIVIKPLALD; encoded by the exons ATGCATCAAAGAAGATCAGCCAATTATAGGCCTAACCTTTGGAAATACGATTTCCTCCAGTCACTTAACAACAGCTACGACCTC AAAGAAGGAACTAAAGAACAGGTGGAACGGCTGGTGGAGGAAGTAAAACCAACATTATCAGAAGCAGTCAATTCACTCCTCAAGTTGGAGTTGATTGACAAGATGAAAAAATTAGGGTTGTCTAACCTTTTCGGTAATGAAATTAAAGAAGTTCTTCAAACAGTTGCATCCACCAACAATGGTGTTTTCAACATGGAAGATCATCTCTATGCCAGTGCACTTCAATTTAGACTCCTCAGACAGCATGGCCATGTTGTTTCACAAG ATGCATTAAGGAGCTTCAGAGACGGAAGGAACACATTGAGCGGAAGCAACTGTGGAGACGTTGAAGCTATGATAGAGCTTCTCGAGGCTTCATATCTGGCTATGGAAGGCGAAAACATTTTGGAGGAAGCGAAAGCCTTCTCAACTGGGATTCTCCAAGAGAGAGTCTCTGGTTTGGACGGTCAGCTCTTGAAGCGTGCCGTCCACGCTTTGGAGCTTCCGATGCATTGGAGGGTCCAGTGGTTCGACATCAAATGGCAAATCGACTTGTATGAGCAACAGGAGGACAAGCAAAGTAGTCTGCTTCAGCTTGccaagctcaatttcaacattgtCCAAGCCACACACCAAAGAGATCTTAGAGATATATCCAG GTGGTGGAGGGATCTGGGACTTATCGAACATGTGGACTTCGCAAGGGATCGGCTGGTCGAAAGTTTCTTTTGTGCCCTTGGCCTCTCTCAAGAACCACAGTTCAGCTCTTTTCGAAAATCTCTCACCAAGGTCATCATATTGATACTGGTGATCGACGATCTCTACGACCTTTATGGTTCGTTGGAGGAGCTAGAATGTTTCACTGACGCCATTACCAG ATGGGACTTAGAGCAGATTCAACAGCTTCCCGAGTGCATCAAGGTCTGTTTCCAAGCACTTCGCGATGTTACGTATGAGATTGCTCATGAAATTGGCAAGGATGAAGATTGGCATCAAGTG gctgaaagagaaagaggagatgCTCCATCCTCAGTGGCGTGTTACATGCGAGAAGCAAATGTGTCAGAGGACATTGCCCGGAAGCACATCACGATATTGATAAACCAAGCATGGAATAGCATTAATGCTCATTGCTTTGGCAATGCCGAGAAGCCGTTTCTCCGacccttcatcaatgtcaccgTGAATGCGGCTCGTGTTGTGCATATGCTTTACCAGTTTGGAGATGGGTTTGCCATCCCGGACGGCGACATTCAGCGGCAAATTCTATCTATTGTGATCAAGCCTCTCGCTCTCGACTGA